A single genomic interval of Osmia lignaria lignaria isolate PbOS001 chromosome 9, iyOsmLign1, whole genome shotgun sequence harbors:
- the Not1 gene encoding CCR4-NOT transcription complex subunit 1 isoform X3 encodes MNLDSLSFTLSQISYLVANLNKKNFRDSCQEISVLVQWKGLEADRHLLRSLLSCIDFSTGEPPESSAKDYFQVQLLKQECTNLLSKPSFISNLCFAIDHPFHQQKTLNPSPKFFLRLKKVLGLTLVQEVAFAIALLHSENTEIRTLALEHVKKQLPELIKNYINSETSNKHQEEGLHDSLPEVLHLILSQAFHSANQFGLSSEAKEKFLKNLRRDFPRELVPVVLAPLLYPDNGETSQAKIELNMAVNQMDGNSLVELIMELGYGFTSSVDECRSALAGLGAREISPACAARVLAHMARSYNSLDDAGGLQSFWGNSGATQDANKEKSADSVAPTTWNVEVFIQALKEIQSTLSWNEVIVKLDHAEFVVKDRQGLSLLITGLRMGLQHQGYPPDMFPVELFYRHWDNVEGQFSLVQQILKCPDIFCFADYPYHSVTVDVLKAAPESDSKEAQTWRSLNVVELLLHMAERGLYGPVQEIFKWPIQHCPDVLVLALLQINAPVTILRQELLSTLMPIFLGNHPNSAVILHHAWHGNTVKIKSIIMHAMAEWYIRGDHDQTRLSRILDVAQDLKALTHLLTAQSYPFVIDLACLASRREYLKLEKWLTDKIREQGEVFVAACVKFLQRRCPQVMGPGIKEDITVPKASQLPQETLTTMLACLQVCAGSVSQECSDAIMTMVQNCSLMLSKSTMSRPPPPGVLRHRGLEPFNPATLGGQLFSSKQVDPLGNLSSSLASMGLGSSLGPPSSSAFNLPGALGPLVSAPGSPSRLMGPSPSPFPMLPLSSQLHSGPVGTQGPSVLPGSTTIGGLGRLGPPTGIEKARIPETSNLFPDMSQNVSKEIEDEANSYFQRIYNHPPHPTLSIDEVLDMLKKFQDSGSKREREVFNCMLRNLFEEYRFFPQYPDKELQITAQLFGGIIERGLVNSYMTLGLALRFVLDALRKPEGSKMYYFGITALDRFKSRLKDYQTYCEHVRAIQHFSEFPPHLIEYIEYGLQGQEPPTRPQGPVLPKTLAAMLAPVTTPYKTITTTTITTSTTQAKSSTTPTTSLSARPSIANATNIDTLLVATDKEEKITSPPEALQDKTAFIFNNLSQLNLQQKCDEIREIVTEEYWPWMAQYLVMKRASIELNFHALYSNFLDCLKLPEVNKMVTRETFRNIKVLLRSDKGIANFSDRSLLKNLGHWLGMLTLGRNKPILQIDIDLKSLLVEAYHKGQQELLYVVPFVAKVLESCAKSRVFRPPNPWTMAIMNVLAELHQEPDLKLNLKFEIEVLCKNLSIDVGELKPALYLKDPEKLRNLEYQLSHPNKKSESNNNQQQTQGPIEELVGSTTTGTIVPQTAPANTTPSLPTGPPEPRFNYMDISVTGIANISQHITINNQLPLFQTHPHLKQFVRPAVERAIQEWIHPVVDRSIKIALTTSEQIVRKDFALDPEEVRMRTAARHMVRNLTAGMAMITCRDQVMASISTNLKQAFLTAMMGTTPQQKELAEQAANVVAADNMELACAFVQKTAIEKAIPEMDKRLLNEIELRKIARQEGRRYCDPLAKYQAERMPEQIRLKVGGVTAQQMAVYEEFARNIPGFLPLSERDTQALLMPKPVTEPTVTAFAANPAVAVATAQQVAAYAAAVSNDEVGAMLEKLAAEVEVLLAAMGPAVPPPQHAALHSLLESIILTRRSRDAGAAMTLLKKAVEGLLDGPSISSGVIDSEIILRYRELHLRILKCLQDPRAYGMQWTNKHVTRCLTECREEFRYNFEAVDYLIRSHLISLPQYDLALAQAIDSGNAMATAFAMQLVQLYLIDERQTTHVTESDLFHTIEILARMAHHRAPPEGILLFRLTSLIESLRANHDPGVLADRAPAGPTAHIHSGILQARDFDDPPGLMEKTEYLLREWVSMHHSPTHARDPTKAFGMFVHQMNIHGILKTDDLITRFFKLSTQMCVDLCYRALSETSAAPSVVRAKCFHSLDAFVRLVALLVKHSGDSTNTHTKINLLNKVLGIVAGVLLQDHEIRGTDFQQLPYHRIFIMLFLELCAPEPVLEAVNYQVLTAFCHTLHILRPAKASGFCYAWLELVSHRVFIGRMLAITPQQKCWGMYAQLLIDLFKYLAPYLRNAELAKPVTLLYKGTLRVLLVLLHDFPEFLCDYHYGFCDVIPPNCIQMRNLILSAFPRNMRLPDPFTPNLKVDMLQEIAHAPRVLTNFASMIQPLSFKKELDSYLKARAPVTFLSELRSNLQVSQEAGVRYNIQLMNALVLYVGTQAIAYIRSKGHTPNMSTIAHSAHMDIFQNLAVDLDTEGRYLFLNAIANQLRYPNSHTHYFSCTLLYLFAEANTEAIQEQITRVLLERLIVNRPHPWGLLITFIELIKNPTYKFWTHEFVHCAPEIEKLFESVARSCMVQKQVQPTPEPDIPE; translated from the exons ATGAACCTGGACTCGTTGTCTTTTACTTTGTCACAAATCAGTTATTTGGTTGCgaatttaaataagaaaaattttcggGACAGCTGCCAAGAAATATCAGTT CTGGTGCAGTGGAAGGGTTTGGAGGCAGACAGACATTTGCTGCGCTCTTTGCTGTCGTGCATTGACTTTTCAACAGGAGAACCACCAGAATCAAGTGCAAAAGATTATTTTCAAGTGCAACTTCTGAAACAAGAGTGTACTAATCTTCTTAGCAAACCTTCTTTTATTTCTAATCTGTGCTTTGCTATAGATCATCCATTTCATCAACAAAag ACTTTGAATCCATCTCCAAAGTTTTTTTTACGTTTGAAAAAGGTCCTTGGCTTAACTCTGGTACAAgaagttgcatttgcaattGCATTATTGCATTCTGAGAATACTGAAATTCGTACATTAGCTCTAGAACACGTAAAAAAGCAGTTGCCtgagttaataaaaaattatattaattctgAAACAAGTAATAAGCATCAGGAAGAAGGATTGCACGATTCGTTGCCTGAAGTTCTTCATCTGATATTGTCTCAGGCTTTTCATTCAGCCAATCAATTTGGCCTTTCATcagaagcaaaagaaaaatttctcaagAATTTAAGGCGCGACTTTCCCCGTGAGCTGGTACCAGTGGTGTTAGCACCACTCCTGTACCCAGACAACGGGGAAACTTCGCAAgccaaaattgaattaaacatGGCTGTTAATCAAATG GATGGAAATTCTTTAGTAGAATTGATTATGGAATTAGGATATGGATTCACTAGTAGCGTTGACGAATGTCGTTCAGCCTTAGCTGGCCTAGGAGCTAGAGAAATATCTCCAGCATGTGCTGCCAGAGTTTTGGCTCACATGGCACGTAGTTATAATAGTCTTGACGATGCTGGAGGTTTACAATCATTTTGGGGTAATTCAGGAGCAACACAAGatgcaaataaagaaaaatcagCTGATAGTGTTGCACCCACTACATGGAATGTTGAAGTCTTTATTCAAGCTTTAAAAGAAATT CAATCCACACTATCATGGAATGAAGTAATAGTTAAATTGGATCATGCGGAATTCGTTGTCAAAGATAGACAAGGATTGAGTTTGTTAATCACAGGACTGAGGATGGGTTTGCAACATCAAGGATATCCACCTGATATGTTTCCTGTGGAACTTTTTTATCGTCACTGGGACAATGTAGAAGGACAATTTTCTTTAGTACAACAAATTCTAAAATGTCCAGATATATTTTGTTTTGCCGATTATCCATATCATTCTGTAACTGTTGATGTTTTGAAAGCAGCACCAGAAAGTGACAGTAAAGAAGCACAAACATGGAGATCTTTAAACGTAGTTGAATTACTTCTACACATGGCAGAAAGAGGACTGTATGGACCAgttcaagaaatatttaaatggcCCATTCAGCACTGTCCCGATGTTCTTGTACTAGCGCTATTACAAATTAATGCTCCTGTTACTATACTAAGACAAGAATTACTTAGTACATTGATGCCTATTTTTCTCGGGAATCATCCAAATTCTGCCGTTATACTGCATCATGCGTGGCATGGGAATACagttaaaataaaatctatcATTATGCACGCCATGGCAGAATGGTATATCCGCGGAGATCACGACCAAACAAGGCTATCTCGTATTCTTGACGTTGCTCAGGACCTTAAAGCGTTAACTCATTTACTTACTGCTCAGTCATATCCATTTGTTATTGACTTAGCCTGTTTGGCCTCCAGAagagaatatttgaaattagaGAAATGGTTGACGGATAAGATTAGAGAGCAAGGAGAGGTTTTTGTCGCCGCTTGTGTAAAATTTTTACAAAGACGTTGCCCTCAAGTGATGGGTCCCGGAATAAAGGAAGATATTACGGTTCCAAAGGCGAGTCAGCTTCCACAGGAGACGTTAACAACTATGCTTGCTTGCTTGCAAGTGTGTGCTGG aAGTGTTTCTCAAGAGTGTTCCGATGCAATAATGACAATGGTACAAAATTGTAGTCTAATGTTGAGCAAAAGTACAATGAGTAGACCTCCACCTCCAGGAGTTTTAAGACACAGAGGACTAGAACCTTTTAATCCAGCGACATTAGGGGGACAG CTGTTCTCTTCGAAACAAGTAGACCCGCTTGGAAATTTGAGTTCAAGTCTTGCATCTATGGGTTTGGGTTCCAGTCTTGGACCACCAAGCAGTTCTGCATTCAATTTACCTGGCGCTTTGGGACCTTTAGTATCAGCACCTGGTTCTCCTTCTCGTCTTATGGGACCTTCTCCAAGTCCATTTCCAATGTTACCATTATCTTCTCAGCTGCATTCAGGACCAGTTGGTACTCAAGGACCATCTGTTTTACCCGGTAGTACAACAATTGGAGGATTGGGTCGACTGGGACCACCCACGGGCATCGAAAAAGCAAGAATACCTGAAACGTCAAACTTATTTCCTGATATGTCACAAAATGTTTCCAAAGAAATCGAAGATGAAGCGAATAGTTATTTTCAACGTATATACAATCATCCACCACATCCAACATTATCGATCGACGAAGTTCTTGATATgttgaaaaaatttcaagattctggtagtaaaagagagagagaagtatTCAACTGTATGTTACGAAATTTATTCGAGGAATATCGGTTTTTTCCTCAATACCCCGATAAAGAGTTACAAATCACGGCACAATTGTTCGGAGGAATTATTGAAAGAGGATTGGTTAATAGTTACATGACACTTGGATTAGCCTTAAGATTCGTTTTGGATGCCCTCAGGAAACCAGAAGGCAGCAAGATGTATTACTTCGGCATAACAGCTCTGGATCGTTTCAAGAGTCGTTTAAAAGACTACCAAACATACTGTGAGCACGTCAGGGCAATTCAGCATTTCAGTGAGTTCCCACCACATTTAATTGAGTACATAGAATATGGATTACAGGGGCAGGAGCCTCCCACAAGACCTCAAGGTCCAGTCCTCCCAAAAACTTTAGCAGCTATGCTGGCACCTGTTACTACTCCGTATAAAACTATTACAACAACAACGATAACGACAAGTACCACTCAAGCAAAATCATCTACAACTCCAACTACATCTCTCTCGGCAAGA cCTTCCATTGctaatgcaacaaacattgaTACGTTATTGGTAGCAacagataaagaagaaaaaattacatCGCCTCCAGAAGCTTTACAAGATAAAACAGCATTCATCTTTAACAATCTTAGCCAGCTTAATTTACAACAGAAATGTGATGAAATTCGAGAAATTGTCACAGAAGAGTATTGGCCTTGGATGGCTCAATATTTGGTGATGAAACGTGCAAGcatagaattaaattttcatgcTTTATATTCAAACTTTCTGGACTGTTTAAAATTACCCGAAGTAAATAAAATGGTTACTAGAGAAACGTTTAGAAATATAAAGGTTTTATTACGAAGTGATAAAGGAATAGCAAATTTTTCAGATCGATCGTTACTCAAAAATTTGGGTCATTGGTTAGGAATGTTAACACTTGGCAGAAATAAGCCCATTTTGCAGATCGATATAGATTTGAAAAGTTTACTCGTCGAAGCATATCATAAAGGTCAACAGGAACTCCTTTATGTAGTTCCCTTTGTTGCTAAGGTACTTGAAAGCTGTGCGAAGAGTCGTGTTTTCCGGCCACCAAATCCTTGGACAATGGCAATTATGAATGTGCTGGCGGAATTGCATCAGGAAcctgatttaaaattgaatttgaaatttgagatCGAAGtgctttgcaaaaatttaagtaTCGATGTTGGTGAATTAAAACCGGCACTTTACTTGAAAGATCCCGAGAAGTTACGAAATTTAGAATATCAGTTGTCGCATCCTAATAAAAAGTCTGAATCAAATAATAATCAACAACAAACTCAAGGTCCAATTGAAGAATTAGTTGGATCTACTACGACTGGTACGATTGTTCCACAAACGGCTCCAGCAAATACAACACCATCTTTACCAACTGGTCCACCAGAACCACGATTCAATTATATGGATATATCTGTAACAGGCATTGCTAATATATCTCAGCACATTACCATTAATAACCAACTACCGTTGTTCCAAACGCACCCACACTTAAAACAATTTGTTCGTCCAGCGGTTGAAAGGGCAATTCAAGAATGGATTCACCCTGTTGTTGACCGTTCAATTAAGATAGCTCTGACTACTAGTGAACAAATTGTAAGAAAGGACTTTGCATTAGATCCGGAAGAAGTTCGAATGAGAACAGCAGCAAGACACATGGTTCGTAATTTAACCGCTGGAATGGCTATGATCACTTGCCGTGATCAAGTTATGGCGTCGATTAGTACAAATTTAAAACAAGCTTTTCTAACCGCAATGATGGGTACAACACCGCAACAAAAAGAACTTGCGGAACAAGCAGCTAATGTAGTTGCCGCTGACAATATGGAACTTGCCTGTGCATTTGTACAAAAAACAGCTATTGAAAAAGCTATTCCTGAAATGGATAAACGGCttctaaatgaaattgaattgcGGAAGATTGCACGTCAGGAAGGAAGAAGATATTGCGATCCTTTGGCTAAATATCAAGCCGAAAGGATGCCTGAGCAAATCAGACTAAAAGTAGGCGGAGTGACAGCTCAACAAATGGCTGTTTATGAAGAATTTGCGAGAAATATTCCAGGATTTTTACCACTTTCTGAACGAGATACACAAGCTTTGTTAATGCCAAAACCTGTTACA gAACCGACTGTAACTGCATTCGCCGCTAATCCAGCAGTTGCGGTGGCAACAGCTCAACAGGTAGCTGCATATGCAGCCGCAGTGAGTAACGATGAAGTTGGAGCAATGTTAGAGAAACTTGCAGCTGAAGTTGAAGTATTACTTGCCGCCATGGGCCCAGCTGTACCTCCTCCACAACATGCTGCCCTTCATAGTCTTTTAGAATCTATTATTCTTACACGAAGATCGAGGGACGCAGGTGCTGCTATGACGTTGCTTAAAAAA GCCGTAGAAGGATTGTTAGATGGTCCTAGTATTTCGAGCGGTGTAATAGATTCCGAAATTATATTACGATATAGAGAACTTCATTTACGGATTCTGAAATGTCTTCAAGATCCACGTGCTTATGGTATGCAGTGGACAAATAAACACGTTACTCGTTGTTTAACAGAATGTAGGgaagaatttcgatacaattttGAGGCTGTTGATTATCTTATTAg atcTCATTTAATTAGTCTTCCACAGTATGACTTAGCATTGGCCCAAGCTATAGATTCTGGAAATGCTATGGCAACAGCATTTGCCATGCAGTTGGTGCAGCTTTATTTAATTGATGAGAGACAGACTACACACGTTACCGAGTCTGATTTATTCCACACAATTGAGATATTAGCCAGAATGGCTCATCATAGAGCACCTCCTGAAGG GATCTTATTATTCAGATTAACGAGTTTGATAGAGTCATTACGCGCTAATCATGATCCTGGAGTATTAGCGGACAGGGCACCTGCTGGACCTACAGCACATATTCATTCTGGAATTCTACAG GCACGTGATTTTGATGATCCACCCGGATTGATGGAAAAAACCGAGTATTTATTACGCGAATGGGTTTCAATGCATCATAGCCCAACGCACGCACGTGATCCTACGAAAGCTTTCGGAATGTTTGTTCATCAAATGAATATTCATGGAATCCTTAAGACCGACGACCTTATAACAAGATTCTTCAAATTAAGCACTCAAATGTGTGTTGATCTGTGTTATCGTGCTTTATCCGAGACCAGTGCAGCTCCATCCGTTGTTCGTGCAAAGTGTTTCCATTCGTTGGATGCTTTCGTTCGCTTGGTTGCGCTTTTGGTCAAACATTCTGGTGACAGTACAAATACCCAtacgaaaattaatttactaaataaGGTATTGGGGATCGTTGCCGGTGTATTATTACAAGATCATGAAATACGAGGCACCGATTTCCAACAGTTGCCCTATCACAGAATTTTCATTATGCTCTTCTTAGAGCTTTGTGCTCCTGAGCCAGTATTGGAAGCAGTCAATTATCAGGTATTAACTGCTTTCTGCCATACTTTGCACATACTTAGACCAGCCAAAGCTTCAGGCTTTTGCTATGCTTGGTTAGAATTGGTTTCGCATAGGGTTTTCATTGGACGCATGCTCGCAATTACACCGCAACAAAAATGTTGGGGTATGTATGCGCAATTATTAATTGACTTATTCAAATATCTCGCACCCTATCTTCGAAATGCTGAACTCGCAAAACCAGTCACTTTATTATACAAAGGTACTCTTAGAGTATTGCTGGTCttattgcacgattttcctGAATTTCTTTGCGACTATCATTACGGATTTTGTGATGTAATTCCACCGAATTGTATACAAATGAGAAATCTTATTCTAAGCGCGTTCCCAAGGAACATGCGTTTACCAGATCCATTCACACCAAATCTAAAAGTTGACATGCTACAAGAAATAGCACATGCTCCTCGAGTATTGACTAACTTTGCATCTATGATACAACCGCTTAGTTTCAAGAAGGAACTCGATTCATATTTGAAGGCGCGTGCACCAGTTACTTTCCTTTCTGAATTACGCAGTAATTTACAAGTATCTCAAGAAGCTGGTGTTCGCTATAATATTCAGTTAATGAATGCTCTTGTACTCTATGTAGGTACACAAGCTATAGCTTATATTCGCAGTAAGGGGCATACTCCTAATATGTCTACTATCGCACATTCTGCACATATGGACATATTCCAAAACTTAGCAGTTGATCTCGACACAGAAGGTCGTTATTTGTTTTTAAACGCAATTGCAAATCAACTTCGATATCCTAACAGCCATACACATTACTTTAGTTGTACACTCCTGTATTTGTTTGCTGAAGCTAATACCGAAGCGATACAGGAACAGATTACGAGAGTTCTTCTCGAAAGACTTATTGTGAATAGACCTCATCCATGGGGTCTTTTGATAACATTTATTGAGCTTATAAAAAATCCAACGTACAAATTCTGGACGCACGAGTTTGTTCATTGTGCACCAGAAATTGAAAA ATTATTTGAATCAGTGGCTCGTTCTTGTATGGTTCAAAAACAAGTACAGCCCACTCCGGAACCGGATATCCCTGAGTGA